Proteins encoded by one window of Cylindrospermum stagnale PCC 7417:
- a CDS encoding DEAD/DEAH box helicase, with protein MTTILKEKALFLLRQALNNPNADFRNGQWEAIEELLLNQSRLLVVQRTGWGKSLVYFLATRLLRDQGSGCTLLISPLLALMRNQITAAERLGVKAETINSSNTEEWENVELQLLAGEVDILLISPERLANEEFRENVLLPLSQKIGLFVVDEAHCISDWGHDFRPDYRRIVRILQALPQNIPVLTTTATANNRVVDDIKAQLGANLRVSRGNLTRETLRLQNIYLPSQAARLAWLAENLTKLPGSGIIYTLTVRDAQRVADWLQTQSITAFPAIMRYSSSN; from the coding sequence ATGACAACCATACTCAAAGAAAAAGCATTATTCCTTCTGCGTCAGGCTTTGAATAACCCAAACGCTGATTTTCGTAATGGACAATGGGAAGCTATTGAAGAATTACTACTGAATCAATCGCGGTTACTCGTCGTTCAACGCACAGGTTGGGGAAAAAGTCTAGTTTACTTTTTAGCAACTCGCTTATTAAGAGATCAAGGTTCTGGTTGTACTCTTTTGATTTCCCCTCTCCTAGCATTAATGCGAAATCAAATTACAGCAGCAGAACGTCTTGGAGTAAAAGCTGAGACAATAAACTCCAGTAATACAGAAGAATGGGAAAATGTCGAACTCCAGCTATTAGCAGGAGAAGTAGATATTCTCTTAATTTCCCCCGAAAGATTAGCTAATGAGGAATTTCGAGAAAACGTTCTTTTGCCATTATCTCAAAAAATAGGTTTATTTGTTGTTGATGAAGCTCATTGTATTTCTGACTGGGGACATGATTTTCGTCCTGATTATCGCCGGATTGTCAGAATTTTACAAGCATTACCACAAAATATTCCTGTTTTGACTACAACCGCGACAGCTAACAACCGAGTAGTTGATGATATTAAGGCTCAATTAGGAGCCAACCTGCGTGTTTCTAGAGGAAATTTAACTAGAGAAACTTTGCGTTTACAAAACATTTATCTTCCCAGTCAAGCCGCAAGATTAGCTTGGTTAGCAGAAAATCTGACTAAATTACCTGGAAGCGGTATTATTTACACATTAACTGTAAGAGATGCTCAACGAGTTGCTGATTGGTTACAAACACAAAGCATTACAGCATTTCCGGCTATTATGAGGTACAGTAGCAGCAACTAG
- a CDS encoding type IV toxin-antitoxin system AbiEi family antitoxin: MLPKHPWLQKCIERLEELPQIKATAIVEPGYLEGALADGILTIYTPQNQVQYIVEIKSKLTIETLDVVILYFNHLKQRLGDNQKPLLVTDILSDEVVEELIRIDIEFIDTSGNIYINNSLFYILIKNSSFYQKKTSSPTFNTNTLKVVYAILKKPKILLFSRDEIAEVAGVDINAVEVSLDSLFKLNYLQQQYGGRYKIENYTKLLERWDMGYLENLRSELVIDTFSPIRNIQFSDFLFQSLDIVSGYKILVGGEFGASALFKTAYLQPTSIVLHIPNQLNYRIITTQLRLKPNVQGNITIIKQFSSYNFYENNDMIADPLLIRAELLLYPDERLKETATRIYNEYIFQIGQMAETL; the protein is encoded by the coding sequence ATGTTACCCAAACACCCTTGGTTGCAAAAATGCATAGAAAGACTGGAAGAATTACCCCAAATCAAGGCGACTGCTATTGTAGAACCTGGTTATTTGGAAGGTGCACTTGCTGATGGAATATTGACTATATATACACCTCAAAATCAAGTTCAATATATAGTTGAAATTAAATCTAAGCTAACTATTGAAACTCTAGATGTAGTAATTCTATATTTCAATCATCTAAAACAAAGATTGGGTGATAATCAAAAACCTCTGCTAGTTACAGATATACTGTCTGATGAAGTTGTAGAGGAGTTAATTAGAATAGATATTGAATTTATTGACACCTCAGGCAATATTTATATCAATAATTCATTATTTTACATTTTGATTAAAAATAGTTCATTTTATCAGAAAAAAACTTCTTCGCCTACATTTAATACTAACACTTTAAAAGTAGTATATGCCATATTAAAAAAACCCAAAATTTTACTATTTTCTCGTGACGAAATTGCAGAAGTTGCAGGAGTTGATATAAATGCTGTCGAAGTTAGTTTAGATAGTTTGTTTAAGCTGAATTATTTACAGCAGCAATATGGTGGTCGATATAAAATTGAAAATTACACTAAGTTGTTAGAAAGATGGGATATGGGCTACTTAGAAAATCTCCGTTCAGAGCTTGTGATAGATACATTTAGCCCCATTAGAAATATCCAATTTTCTGATTTTTTATTTCAAAGTTTAGACATAGTTAGCGGCTACAAAATTTTGGTTGGTGGAGAATTTGGTGCTAGTGCTTTATTTAAGACTGCTTATTTGCAGCCAACAAGTATAGTTTTACATATTCCTAATCAATTGAATTATCGGATTATAACTACTCAGTTACGCCTGAAACCAAATGTACAGGGAAACATCACTATTATTAAACAGTTTAGCTCGTATAATTTTTATGAAAACAACGATATGATTGCTGATCCTCTCTTGATACGTGCAGAATTGCTTTTATATCCAGATGAGCGTTTAAAAGAGACTGCTACGCGTATTTATAATGAATATATTTTTCAAATAGGACAAATGGCTGAGACGCTATAG
- a CDS encoding nucleotidyl transferase AbiEii/AbiGii toxin family protein has product MNNLNPNFDVDRTRVINDLKIILDSLQLSILLVGAQSRILIFDKPYQIQGRATTDCDIVVRLDSWDKYGILITKIVEGEKPKFKLSRIIHKFIHIETNLEVDIIPFGDICNQNQEIIWPDGNQMCILGLEEAFINSQIQKIDDIEIRVPTLQSFIGLKLLAWNERREYKDLSDIILVLENYQEDERVFDELNDELIAGTVEFEEAAIVLLGRDICQTFKDKTLSKINEIVILIIENQNRYLPQFVSRDTDSNAWDDAFIKIVSRFQALQYGLNNNHA; this is encoded by the coding sequence ATGAATAATCTAAATCCTAACTTTGATGTAGATAGAACAAGAGTTATTAATGATCTCAAAATTATTCTCGATTCATTGCAATTATCAATATTATTAGTTGGCGCTCAATCACGGATATTGATTTTTGATAAACCGTATCAAATTCAAGGTCGAGCAACTACAGATTGTGATATAGTGGTAAGGCTGGATAGTTGGGATAAATATGGTATTTTAATCACAAAAATAGTTGAAGGTGAAAAACCTAAATTTAAACTCAGTAGGATTATTCATAAATTTATTCATATTGAAACTAATTTAGAAGTCGATATTATTCCCTTTGGTGATATCTGTAATCAAAATCAGGAAATTATCTGGCCTGACGGTAATCAAATGTGTATTTTAGGCTTAGAAGAAGCTTTTATAAATTCACAAATCCAAAAAATTGACGATATTGAAATTAGGGTTCCCACTCTTCAAAGTTTTATAGGCTTAAAGCTACTTGCATGGAATGAGCGCAGAGAATATAAAGATTTATCTGATATTATCTTGGTGCTAGAAAATTATCAGGAAGATGAACGGGTATTTGATGAACTGAATGATGAACTTATCGCGGGAACGGTTGAGTTTGAGGAAGCTGCAATTGTTTTGCTTGGTAGAGATATTTGCCAAACGTTCAAAGATAAAACTTTAAGCAAAATTAACGAAATTGTAATTCTAATTATAGAGAATCAGAATCGATATTTACCGCAATTTGTATCTAGAGATACAGATTCAAATGCATGGGATGATGCGTTTATAAAAATCGTTAGCCGCTTTCAAGCGCTCCAATACGGTTTAAATAATAATCATGCTTGA
- a CDS encoding SDR family NAD(P)-dependent oxidoreductase: protein MNIRGKVALITGASRGIGRAIAFELAKLGMKRLILVARDRQKLAEVAQQIEAMGVETTVLALDLANPVNINIAIAQLWRHDGPIDLLVNCAGVAYQNSFLQSKLPQVQEELSVNLMGMYTLTSLIARRMASQRQGTIVNVSSLMGKVAAPTMATYSATKFAIIGFTQALRQELAAHNIRVIALLPTLTDTDMVRDLQLFRWVVPMTPEKVAQVLVTGLEKNTPEILVGWQSHLAVWCQRLSPWLLEQILQFATPGRKQPQESLIQNFRAKIHRFGDWLLSGNMASFVFARKS, encoded by the coding sequence ATGAATATTCGAGGCAAAGTAGCTCTAATTACTGGGGCTTCACGTGGGATTGGGCGGGCGATCGCATTTGAGTTAGCGAAACTGGGGATGAAACGGCTGATATTGGTGGCACGCGATCGCCAAAAATTAGCGGAAGTTGCCCAACAAATCGAGGCTATGGGAGTCGAAACCACAGTTCTAGCCTTAGATCTAGCCAATCCAGTCAACATCAATATTGCGATCGCCCAACTTTGGCGTCATGACGGCCCTATTGATCTGTTGGTGAATTGTGCAGGAGTCGCCTATCAAAACTCATTCTTACAATCTAAACTCCCCCAAGTCCAAGAAGAACTATCAGTCAACTTAATGGGAATGTACACCCTCACCAGTCTGATAGCGCGACGCATGGCCAGCCAAAGACAAGGGACAATTGTCAATGTCTCCAGTCTGATGGGGAAAGTAGCAGCACCAACAATGGCCACATATTCTGCCACCAAGTTTGCAATTATTGGCTTTACCCAAGCCTTACGCCAAGAACTAGCAGCACACAATATCCGCGTTATCGCCTTACTCCCCACCCTCACAGACACAGACATGGTGCGCGACTTACAATTATTTCGCTGGGTAGTTCCCATGACTCCCGAAAAAGTCGCGCAAGTACTCGTCACTGGACTAGAAAAGAATACACCAGAAATATTAGTTGGATGGCAATCTCATTTAGCCGTCTGGTGTCAACGTCTTTCTCCTTGGCTACTAGAGCAGATTTTACAATTTGCCACACCAGGAAGAAAACAACCTCAAGAAAGCTTAATTCAGAATTTTCGGGCGAAAATTCACCGTTTTGGCGATTGGTTGTTATCTGGAAATATGGCTTCTTTCGTCTTTGCGCGGAAGTCATAA
- a CDS encoding acyltransferase family protein has translation MEILKYHILFFMEMIIFHSPFSFFYNGEFAVSIFFVLSGYVLTRSYFINGDDNILVKRVFARYPRLVIPALISNILVYLLLKLNLYKIKELALTNGAEKLFSYQQLFIFPNALQQMLTSSFFTTWLSNHDYSKMFNLVLWTMTIEFKGSLLVLAMAFFIKKTKYKILVIFMLSGLFLCFSKTNGIYYIAFLLGLLLASYEIKVLSTRSNYWVKLGLVISLYLGGYNHDSQGYFFIFHRFDTFLISLANPGTVYHVIAATILIFTVLKSTRIQNFLASPIIVYFGHISFPLYLVHQPLIFSICSLSFLYTNKTIGYHPSALLALVILVLVTLPISILSRNTIEQFSIKVSHEFAKFMLLNSSQD, from the coding sequence ATGGAAATTCTGAAATATCACATTCTTTTTTTTATGGAGATGATTATTTTCCATTCTCCATTTTCTTTTTTCTATAATGGGGAGTTTGCTGTTTCTATATTTTTTGTTCTTAGTGGCTATGTTCTGACAAGAAGTTACTTCATTAACGGGGATGATAATATATTAGTCAAACGAGTATTTGCTAGGTATCCACGGTTAGTAATTCCGGCTTTAATCTCTAATATTTTAGTTTATTTACTTCTCAAACTAAATTTATATAAAATCAAAGAACTAGCATTGACAAACGGTGCTGAAAAGCTTTTTAGTTATCAACAACTGTTTATTTTTCCCAATGCCCTTCAGCAAATGTTAACAAGTTCATTTTTTACAACTTGGTTAAGCAATCACGACTATAGTAAAATGTTCAATTTAGTTTTATGGACGATGACAATTGAATTTAAAGGATCACTCTTAGTCTTGGCTATGGCTTTTTTTATTAAGAAAACTAAGTATAAAATATTAGTAATTTTCATGTTGAGCGGATTATTTTTATGCTTTTCAAAAACTAACGGGATATATTATATTGCTTTTCTGTTAGGTTTACTACTGGCAAGCTATGAAATTAAAGTTTTATCAACACGATCAAATTATTGGGTAAAACTAGGACTTGTAATCTCCTTATATCTTGGAGGCTATAATCATGATAGTCAAGGGTACTTTTTTATATTCCATCGTTTTGATACTTTCCTCATTTCCTTGGCGAATCCAGGGACAGTATACCATGTTATTGCTGCGACTATTTTAATTTTTACTGTTCTCAAATCTACTAGGATACAAAATTTTTTGGCAAGTCCAATCATCGTTTACTTTGGGCATATATCCTTTCCTTTATATTTAGTCCATCAACCCTTAATTTTTTCTATATGTTCTCTATCCTTTTTATATACTAATAAAACTATTGGTTATCATCCCTCTGCACTACTAGCCTTGGTAATTTTGGTACTGGTTACTTTACCTATATCAATACTTTCAAGAAATACCATAGAGCAATTTTCTATAAAGGTATCTCATGAATTTGCCAAATTTATGTTGCTTAACTCGTCACAAGACTAG